The Pseudalkalibacillus hwajinpoensis nucleotide sequence TCATATGAAAGTGGCCCTAATAACATGCAGCCTTCCGTTAATTTGTCGCACCATTTGGAGGAATTGGGCTTTGAGATGGTTCGTTTTAAGACAGGAACTCCTCCGCGTGTAAATAATAAATCTATTGATTATAGTAAAACTGAAATTCAGCCCGGCGATGAAAAACCGCGTGCATTTTCATATGAAACAACAGAATTTATTACAGACCAGCTGCCATGTTGGTTAACTTATACGGGTGAAGCAACGCATAAGCTCATCAATGATAACTTGCATCGATCTCCGATGTATTCAGGTATGATTGAAGGGACAGGCCCAAGGTATTGCCCATCAATTGAAGATAAAATTGTTCGCTTTAATGATAAGCCCCGTCACCAAATTTTCCTTGAACCAGAAGGACGCAATACGAAGGAAGTATATGTGCAGGGTCTTTCAACAAGCCTTCCAGAGGATTTGCAGCAACAAATTCTCAAAACCGTACCTGGTCTTGAAAATGTTGAAATGATGCGTGCAGGCTATGCCATCGAATATGATGTTATTGTTCCGACCCAATTGTGGCCTTCACTTGAAACAAAGACAGTGAAAAACCTCTTTACTGCAGGACAGTTAAACGGTACTTCAGGATATGAAGAGGCAGCAGGTCAGGGAATCATGTCTGGTATTAATGCTGCAAGGAATGCACAGGAGCGTGAAGCGGTGATTCTGGATCGTTCTCAAGGGTACATTGGCGTTATGATCGATGACCTTGTGACGAAAGGAACGAACGAGCCTTATCGTCTATTAACATCACGTGCAGAATATCGTCTTCTTCTTCGTCATGATAATGCAGATTTAAGACTAACAGAACTCGGTTATGACATCGGCATGATTCCTAAAGAACGCTATGATCGTTTCCTTGCTAAAAAAGAAATGATTGAGCAAGAAATGAAGCGTCTTGCGAAGATTGTGATTAAACCAGGCGAGCAGGTTAATGATGTTCTTCCGGAGAATAGTACTGAATTGAAGGAAGCTATTCACGCAGCTAATTTATTGAAAAGACCGGAAGTAACTTATCAAGAGATTCATCAACTAGCACCAGCAGACTTTGAAATTCCAGAAGATGTTTCAGAACAAGTTGAGATTCAGATTAAATATAGCGGCTATATTAATAAAAGTCTTCAACAAGTGGAACGTATGAAGAAAATGGATGAAAAGAAAATTCCTGAGGGCATAGATTATTATGCAATTGGTGGTCTTGCAACTGAAGCGAAGCAAAAACTTGATGAGGTTCGCCCTCTTTCAATTGGTCAAGCTTCGCGTGTATCAGGAGTTAATCCAGCTGATGTATCGATCTTACTTGTGTATATCGAACAGGGAAAAATCGCTAAAATTGCAAAATAATGTACTAGTGGAGGGTCTATGAACGAGCAACAGTTTCAGGAGTTGTTAGAGGAGAAAGGGATTACTCTTTCTCCTGAACAGCTTCAACAATTTCAAACATACTATGAAATTCTAGTTGAATGGAACGAGAAAATGAATCTGACAGCTATCACTGATAAAGAGGAAGTCTACGAAAAGCACTTTTTTGATTCAATCATGGCTGCGTTCTCATTTGATTTCTCTTCTGACTATCATATTTGCGATGTGGGAGCGGGCGCGGGTTTCCCAAGTTTGCCTATTAAAATTTGTTTTCCACATTTAAGCATCACTATTGTTGATTCACTTAACAAAAGAATCGGTTTCTTAGAACACCTTTCATCAAAACTTAAGCTAACAAATGTGTCATTTTATCATGACCGTGCTGAATTATTTGGTAAAAACAAAGATCATCGTGAAAAGTATGATGTTGTCACAGCAAGAGCCGTTGCAAGACTTTCTGTCCTTGGTGAGTTGTGTCTTCCTCTCGTTAAACCAAACGGTTATTTTGTTGCGCTAAAAGGCCCAGGTGTAGAGGATGAATTAGAGTCTGGTAAACAGGCGATTAAGCTTCTTGGTGGAGAAGTTGTGAAACGAGAGACGCTAACACTACCTAAAGAAAAGAGTGAGCGTAATATCGTTACAATTAAAAAAATCAAAACAACTCCAAAAAAATATCCAAGAAAGCCAGGCACACCAAATAAAAATCCTTTATAATAAAGATGGACTGCATTTGAACGGATAGGTGTTTCACATGGAACGCTGCTACGACGGAAGGAATTCGGTTTTGAAGCAGCGAATCAGTTAAGGAGTCGATTAAAGGTGGTGTTAGGCGATGAAGCATACGTTTTCACGTCTTTTCGGTTTGAACGATGAAAAAAGCGAGACGATGGAAGCAGAACAAGAGGAAGTGAAACAGCTTCTTGTTGAGGATATTATCCCAAACCGTTTCCAACCTCGAACAATTTTTATAGATGAGAGAATTACTGAACTATCTCAAACGATAAAGACCCATGGAGTCATTCAGCCGATCGTGGTTCGAGAACGTGAAGGCAAGTATGAAATTATTGCCGGGGAAAGACGCTGGAGAGCAGTGAAAAAGCTAGGTTGGGAGCGAATTCCTGCCATTATTAAGGAATTTAACGATTCTCAAACTGCCTCTATTGCGCTTATCGAGAACCTGCAGCGTGAAGAGCTAACAGCTGTTGAAGAAGCTATGGCTTATGCCCAGCTTATTGAGCTGCATGATTTAACTCAGGAGAGCCTCGCTCAGCGACTTGGCAAAGGGCAATCTACTATTGCGAATAAGCTTAGATTACTGAAGCTCCCCGAGCCTGTTCAACGAGCGCTTCTCGAGAAAAAAATCACGGAGAGACACGCTCGTGCTTTGATTCCACTTAAGAATCCTGAGAATCAAGTAAAAGTTCTCACAGAAGTTCTTGAAAGACAATGGAATGTGAAGCAGACGGAAGAACGTGTTGTTCGTATGCTAGAAGGCACTGTACCGAAACCGAAGCCTAGAAAAAAATCGGTTAGTAAAGATATGAGATTGGCTGTCAATACGATCCGTCAATCGCTTGATATGGTAACAGAGACTGGTTTAACGATTGATACAGATGAAGAAGACCATGACGAATACTATCAATTTACGATCCGAATACCTAAAAAGAAGTAAACTCATCCAAACTGGATGAGTTTTTTTTGTACATATAAAACGTTAAACAGATAGTATTAACTTCAAATATGCTGAGCTGTTTTCTGTTTCTATCTCTTTCAGGGAGGAAATGGAATTTTATTGAGAATACCGTCCGGCTAATAACAAACGTGATAAAATAGAAAGAAAGAATGGTTGGAGAATGGGGTGACATCTTGGTGAATATTGTTGCTGTAGCAAATCAAAAAGGCGGAGTGGGAAAGACGACCACTTCAGTGAATGTAAGTGCCTGTCTCGCCTATCTTGGTAAAAGGGTCTTGCTTGTTGACATTGATCCTCAGGGGAATGCAACAAGTGGCGTTGGGATTGAGAAAGGCGATATTGAAAAATGTGTGTATAACATCCTTGTAGATGACCTAGATGCTGGAGACATTATTCAGGAGACGATTGTTGAGAATTTGCACGTCATTCCTTCTACAATTCAGCTTGCAGGAGCAGAGATCGAACTTGTTCCCACCATTTCCCGGGAAGTAAGATTGAAAAGGGCGCTAAATAAAGTTGAAAAAAACTATGATTATATTATAATTGATTGTCCTCCATCGTTGGGGTTATTAACAATTAATGCTCTTACAGCTGCAGATGCAGTGCTTATTCCTGTCCAATGCGAATACTATGCACTTGAAGGACTAAGTCAGTTACTTAATACAGTACGACTCGTCCAAAAGCATTTAAATACAGAATTAAAGATTGAAGGAGTACTGTTAACGATGCTTGATGCAAGGACAAACCTTGGTATTCAAGTGATTGAAGAAGTTAAAAAGTACTTCCAAGAAAAAGTCTATCGAGTGATCATACCAAGGAATGTACGTTTGAGTGAGGCGCCAAGTCATGGGAAGCCAATCATTGTCTATGATCCAAAATCTCGAGGGGCTGAATGCTATTTAGAACTTGCAAAGGAAGTGTTAGTCAATGACTAATCGTGGTTTGGGTAAGGGAATTAACGCCTTTTTCCCTTCCCAAAATGAGAACGAGACTGTGAGAGATATTCCCGTTAATGAGCTTCGTCCTAACCCTTATCAACCGAGAAAGAAGTTTAGTACTGAAGCGATTGAAGAATTAAGTGCTTCGATTCAAACTTTCGGTGTCCTCCAGCCATTAATCGTTCGTCAAAGCATTAAAGGCTATGAAATTGTTGTAGGTGAGCGGAGGTATAGGGCTTCTTTAGAAGCAGGTCTTACAACCGTTCCAGCTGTTGTGAAAGATTTAACAGACCGAAAAATGATGGAAATTGCCTTAATTGAAAACTTGCAGCGTGAGAATCTAAATCCGATTGAAGAGGCGCTTGCTTACCAGAAACTGATGGAAGAAACAGATGTGACACAGGAAGAATTGTCAAAACGCCTGGGTAAAAGTAGACCGCATCTCGCTAATTTCCTTCGTCTTTTACAGTTACCTTCTGAAGTACAGGAGTATATTTCAGACGGAAAGCTCACGATGGGGCATGGGCGGGCGATACTTGGATTAAAAAATAAAGAAGCTAGAAAGCCACTTGCGGATCGAGTTCTTCAGGAGAAATTAAACGTTCGCCAGCTAGAGAAGTTAATTACGGAATTGAATCAGAACGTTTCACGTGAAACAAAGAGAAAAGAGAAGTCAGATCCGTTTCTTAAGGAAAAGGAAGATCACCTTCGTGAGCGATTTGGAACGTCGGTTTCAATTAAAAGAATGAAGAAAAAAGGTAAAATAGAGATTGAGTTTTTCTCAGAAGAAGATCTAAATCGCATATTAGAAGTGTTAGAGAAAGAAGATAACGAATAAAAGCATAAACTGACATTCAGTTTATGCTTTTATTCTAGCTTAGTAGAATTTGAAACGAACTTAATGGGGTGGTAATGTGATTTATCTTGATCAAGCGGCAACGTCCTTTCCTAAGCCGCCTGAAGTTGTTCAGGCTATGACTGAGTGTATGACCGAATACGCGGCAAATCCAGGTCGTGGTGGACATGCTTTATCCAAGCGCGCTGATAACATGATTGTACAAGCACGTGAACAGCTGGCTGATTTCTTTGGCTTTGACCAACCTGAACGCGTTTGTTTTACAGCAAACGCTACAGGAGCTCTTAATCAGGCAATAAAAGGTTTTTCCTTCAATGAAGGGGATCATGTATTAACCACTTCTTATGAACACAACTCAGTACGTCGTCCTTTAGAATATATGAAGAAAACTTCAGGAATTGAAGTGGATTACATTAATCTGGAGACGACTGAGGAATTTGATGTCGAGGCATTCTGCAATGCCGTAAGACCTTCTACAAAAATGATTATTGTTTCACATGGCTCTAATCTAACTGGTAAAATTATTCCTATCGATGAGATTGGAAAAATAGCCAGAGAACAGGGAATCACGTTTCTCGTAGATGCCTCTCAAACAGCTGGTATTATTCCTATTCATATGGAGCAAATGAGCGTTGATCTATTGGCTTTCCCAGGTCATAAAGGTTTACTTGGTCCGCAGGGTACAGGTGTACTAATGGTTAGCAAAGCGGTTGAGCTTAATCCTATATATCATGGCGGTACGGGGAGTAGTTCTGAGTTGGTCGATCAGCCACTAAAATACCCTGAACGCCTTGAGAGCGGAACCGTCAATACACCAGGAATTGCCGGGTTATTAGCAGGTCTCCATGCAGTGAAGAAAATGGGTCTTCATAAAATAAGAATGCATGAACTGCATTTAACTGAGCATCTAATAAATGGATTAAAAGAAATTAATTATGTGAAGGTGTATGGACCTAATAAAGAACGCCTTGGAGTTATCCCTTTTACTATTGAAGGAATTGATGCTCAGGAAATTGCAATTATACTTGATCAGCATTACGAGATTGCAGTAAGAGCAGGCCTACACTGTACTCCACTTGGACATGAAACGATCGGAACGAGCACTACTGGAGCGGTACGATTAAGTGTGGGACCTTATAATACAATTGATGAAATTAATAAAACCATCCAAGCAGTAGAAGAAATTGTAGAGGGGTACTTTGGCTGAGGAGATGTAGGAAATGGTATTATTAGGAACAGTTGTGAATGGTGCAGCCATTATTGCAGGTACGCTGATTGGCACGGTTAGCAGTCGTATCCCTGAACAAACGAAAACGACAATTATGCAGGGACTAGCTTTAGTTGTTTCTGTTATCGGACTACAAATGGCCATGAAAAGCGAGCAGTTCTTAATTGTTATTGGCAGTCTGGTGCTGGGCGGTATACTAGGTGAGTATTGGAATCTAGAAGGAAAACTGAATGATTTAGGGAAGTGGATTGAGAGAAAAACTGGTGCTGCTTCGGAAGGCAGCGTAGCTCAAGCTTTTGTAACAGCTACACTCGTTTACGTTGTTGGTGCTATGGCTATTCTTGGGGCACTTGATAGTGGCCTACGAAATGATCACTCAATATTATTTACAAAGTCTTTAATAGATGGTTTTACTGCAATTATGTTTACAGCAACGCTAGGTTATGGTGTATTGTTTTCAGCAATACCCGTAATGCTGTATCAGGGAGTTCTTGCTCTCTTTGCTGCACAGATAAACCAGTTTGTCCCCCAAGCCCTTCTCGATGCGTTTATTGCAGAGGTAACTTCTGCAGGAGGAATTATGATTCTAGCAATTGGATTGAACTTGCTCGGTATTGTTAAAATTCGAGTAGCTAACTTTCTCCCTGCTTTATTAATTGCAGCTATTCTTGTCTCAAGTTTGTACCTGATGCCTTCGATGTTTTAGAATGCGATTATTTAATCAGGTTTTGTTAAGCAGTTAAAAAATCAAGAAACCACACGATTTAGAAACAGAGATCTATATTAAAAAGACCCGTACTCTGGTTTTGTAAATGACCAGGATACGGGTCTTTTTGTCGACGTTATGGAAGTTGAAGAAGGTCATCTCCCCAATTTAAGGCATTGTTCTTCTCGAGTGACATATCTGTTCCATATGCTTCAATAGATTGATGAAGACTTATAGCCATAACATCAGCCATTTTCATAACTAAATTTAATCGTGTATTTTGCAAAACAAAGTATTCCATAAATCCACTAACATTCACGATCCCTGTTAAATGAATATCCCCAACTTCTAGGAGCTCTTTTTTTACTCCCGCACCTGGCTTCACAGGGCCCTCTCCTGCCGTAATAATTCCAACAGAGTGAAGACGTCCGAGACAAGCATCAATTCCGATAATAAATGGACGAGTGTGAGTCTGTTCAATTGATGCCATCACTTCATTTAAATTCACAGCATGAACTGGTGACTCAAGCGTACCGTATACTGTTGCTTTTGGCTGAAGCTGCTGCAATTTGCTTCCAACAAGCGGGCCTAAAGCGTCTCCCGTTGAACGATCCGTTCCGATGCAAACGATCACAATTGAATCTGTTCTTCTCGTCGGCAGCAGAAGCGAAATCCTCTCACTAAGTGTTTCTATAGCAAGATCATCCTCATGATGGATTCGATATGCAGAGGGCTTTTTTTGAAAAAACTTGTCTCGAAGATTCATAGGATTCTCTCCTTTGTAATAGTAGTAACAGTATACGGAATTTTGACGTGATCTATACATACAAGATCATTTCTGCCGTGGATTTTACTTCAATCGTATATCGAGTAAGACGAGGAGGGAATGCCATGATAAGCGGTGGAATGAAATGGTTGTTTCTTATATTAGGAACGATGATTGGTGCAGGCTATGCATCAGGGAGAGAACTGTGGCAATTTTTTGGTCATGAAAGCGTACTGGCTATCATTTTATTTACGGTAATGTTTTCGATTTGTTGTTATGTGATTATGAAAATAAGTTATGAAACGAAATCGACTCATTATTTGCCGATTTTAGAACGACTTGTGGGCAAAAAATTAACGGGAATCTATGATTTACTCATTATCTTGTATTTGTTTACAACAACGATTGTGATGTTCGCAGGTGGTGGGGCAACGATGGAAGTGGTTCATCTACCGTATTGGTTAGGTATTTGTATTCTTGCTGTATTGGTCATTATCCTTTTCTTCTGGGATATCAATGGGATGTTATCAATGAATGCCATTATTCTTCCTTTGCTTATTATTCTCTTACTTTCAGTACTTGGATTGTTCATTCACTCGAATCCCTCAGCTATGCTTTTCAATTGGACAAAACAAGCAAACTGGCCAGCGGCTTTTACGTTCACAGCGCTCAATATTTTACCACTTGTCGCAGTCCTTTCAGCCGTCGGTCATCAAATTAAGCATAAAGGAGAAATTTGGATTGCGAGCCTTGGAAGTGGATTGATTCTCGGGGGAGTGTCTTTTCTTTATAATCAATCACTCATACAGGTGGCTCATGACCTCCTTTTATACGAGATCCCATTGTTTGCGATCTTAAAAACGTATCCGTACTATATGATTTTGATTATGTCTGTCTTACTATGGTTAGCCATATACACTACAGCTGTAAGTGGAGTCTTTGGTCTGACATCGAGATTTAGAGATTTGCTTGGTCTTCCTCTATGGATTGTCGCTTTTATTATTGTCATGATTATGCTTCCGTTTACTGCGTTTGGTTTTTCTACACTAATTGCTTTTTTATACCCTCTGTACGGCGTACTTAATCTCTATATTTTAGCATCTATCTTGATTTTCCCAGTTCTTAAACGGTATGATTTGTTATCATAGTACTAAAAACTGGGAGGTATGTGGATTGGATTGGTTCGATTCTTTGTGGACACCTACATATGAGTATTTATCCAATCGTGAGCTTTGGGGGAATATGGTCAAAAGTGCACTTACTATTTTAGCTATTTTAATCGGTACATGGATCTTTTTGCGAATAGCAAAATCAGCATTAGGTCAGATTTTCTCCATACGTTTAAAAAGCCCCCTCCGGTTATCGGAACGTAGAGAAGCGACTCTCATAAGGTTGATTGAGAATGTTCTAACCTATGTTACTTATTTTATTGCACTAGTTATGATTTTGAGTGAATTTGGCGTAGACGTTCGGACGCTGATTGCTGGAGCCGGGGTGGTTGGTCTTGCTGTAGGTTTCGGGGCACAGAACCTTGTTCGTGATGTTATTACAGGTTTCTTTATTATTTTTGAAAAACAGTTTTCTGTTGGCGATTATGTCCGGATCTCTAGTGTAGAAGGGTTTGTTGAAGAAATTGGACTACGCGTTACGAAAATTAAAAGTTGGACAGGAGAACTTCATATTCTAC carries:
- the mnmG gene encoding tRNA uridine-5-carboxymethylaminomethyl(34) synthesis enzyme MnmG is translated as MGYKADSYDVIVVGAGHAGVEAGLASARMGAKTLMLTLNLDSVAFMPCNPSVGGPAKGIVVREIDALGGEMGRNIDKTHIQMRMLNTGKGPAVRALRAQADKVLYQSEMKRTIEEQDNLTLLQGMVEKLIVEDGVCKGVITKTGAEFEAKSVVLTTGTFMRGRVIIGDLSYESGPNNMQPSVNLSHHLEELGFEMVRFKTGTPPRVNNKSIDYSKTEIQPGDEKPRAFSYETTEFITDQLPCWLTYTGEATHKLINDNLHRSPMYSGMIEGTGPRYCPSIEDKIVRFNDKPRHQIFLEPEGRNTKEVYVQGLSTSLPEDLQQQILKTVPGLENVEMMRAGYAIEYDVIVPTQLWPSLETKTVKNLFTAGQLNGTSGYEEAAGQGIMSGINAARNAQEREAVILDRSQGYIGVMIDDLVTKGTNEPYRLLTSRAEYRLLLRHDNADLRLTELGYDIGMIPKERYDRFLAKKEMIEQEMKRLAKIVIKPGEQVNDVLPENSTELKEAIHAANLLKRPEVTYQEIHQLAPADFEIPEDVSEQVEIQIKYSGYINKSLQQVERMKKMDEKKIPEGIDYYAIGGLATEAKQKLDEVRPLSIGQASRVSGVNPADVSILLVYIEQGKIAKIAK
- the rsmG gene encoding 16S rRNA (guanine(527)-N(7))-methyltransferase RsmG — its product is MNEQQFQELLEEKGITLSPEQLQQFQTYYEILVEWNEKMNLTAITDKEEVYEKHFFDSIMAAFSFDFSSDYHICDVGAGAGFPSLPIKICFPHLSITIVDSLNKRIGFLEHLSSKLKLTNVSFYHDRAELFGKNKDHREKYDVVTARAVARLSVLGELCLPLVKPNGYFVALKGPGVEDELESGKQAIKLLGGEVVKRETLTLPKEKSERNIVTIKKIKTTPKKYPRKPGTPNKNPL
- the noc gene encoding nucleoid occlusion protein, translating into MKHTFSRLFGLNDEKSETMEAEQEEVKQLLVEDIIPNRFQPRTIFIDERITELSQTIKTHGVIQPIVVREREGKYEIIAGERRWRAVKKLGWERIPAIIKEFNDSQTASIALIENLQREELTAVEEAMAYAQLIELHDLTQESLAQRLGKGQSTIANKLRLLKLPEPVQRALLEKKITERHARALIPLKNPENQVKVLTEVLERQWNVKQTEERVVRMLEGTVPKPKPRKKSVSKDMRLAVNTIRQSLDMVTETGLTIDTDEEDHDEYYQFTIRIPKKK
- a CDS encoding ParA family protein, which produces MVGEWGDILVNIVAVANQKGGVGKTTTSVNVSACLAYLGKRVLLVDIDPQGNATSGVGIEKGDIEKCVYNILVDDLDAGDIIQETIVENLHVIPSTIQLAGAEIELVPTISREVRLKRALNKVEKNYDYIIIDCPPSLGLLTINALTAADAVLIPVQCEYYALEGLSQLLNTVRLVQKHLNTELKIEGVLLTMLDARTNLGIQVIEEVKKYFQEKVYRVIIPRNVRLSEAPSHGKPIIVYDPKSRGAECYLELAKEVLVND
- a CDS encoding ParB/RepB/Spo0J family partition protein codes for the protein MTNRGLGKGINAFFPSQNENETVRDIPVNELRPNPYQPRKKFSTEAIEELSASIQTFGVLQPLIVRQSIKGYEIVVGERRYRASLEAGLTTVPAVVKDLTDRKMMEIALIENLQRENLNPIEEALAYQKLMEETDVTQEELSKRLGKSRPHLANFLRLLQLPSEVQEYISDGKLTMGHGRAILGLKNKEARKPLADRVLQEKLNVRQLEKLITELNQNVSRETKRKEKSDPFLKEKEDHLRERFGTSVSIKRMKKKGKIEIEFFSEEDLNRILEVLEKEDNE
- a CDS encoding aminotransferase class V-fold PLP-dependent enzyme, with protein sequence MIYLDQAATSFPKPPEVVQAMTECMTEYAANPGRGGHALSKRADNMIVQAREQLADFFGFDQPERVCFTANATGALNQAIKGFSFNEGDHVLTTSYEHNSVRRPLEYMKKTSGIEVDYINLETTEEFDVEAFCNAVRPSTKMIIVSHGSNLTGKIIPIDEIGKIAREQGITFLVDASQTAGIIPIHMEQMSVDLLAFPGHKGLLGPQGTGVLMVSKAVELNPIYHGGTGSSSELVDQPLKYPERLESGTVNTPGIAGLLAGLHAVKKMGLHKIRMHELHLTEHLINGLKEINYVKVYGPNKERLGVIPFTIEGIDAQEIAIILDQHYEIAVRAGLHCTPLGHETIGTSTTGAVRLSVGPYNTIDEINKTIQAVEEIVEGYFG
- a CDS encoding DUF554 domain-containing protein, which produces MVLLGTVVNGAAIIAGTLIGTVSSRIPEQTKTTIMQGLALVVSVIGLQMAMKSEQFLIVIGSLVLGGILGEYWNLEGKLNDLGKWIERKTGAASEGSVAQAFVTATLVYVVGAMAILGALDSGLRNDHSILFTKSLIDGFTAIMFTATLGYGVLFSAIPVMLYQGVLALFAAQINQFVPQALLDAFIAEVTSAGGIMILAIGLNLLGIVKIRVANFLPALLIAAILVSSLYLMPSMF
- the yyaC gene encoding spore protease YyaC, producing the protein MNLRDKFFQKKPSAYRIHHEDDLAIETLSERISLLLPTRRTDSIVIVCIGTDRSTGDALGPLVGSKLQQLQPKATVYGTLESPVHAVNLNEVMASIEQTHTRPFIIGIDACLGRLHSVGIITAGEGPVKPGAGVKKELLEVGDIHLTGIVNVSGFMEYFVLQNTRLNLVMKMADVMAISLHQSIEAYGTDMSLEKNNALNWGDDLLQLP
- a CDS encoding YkvI family membrane protein produces the protein MISGGMKWLFLILGTMIGAGYASGRELWQFFGHESVLAIILFTVMFSICCYVIMKISYETKSTHYLPILERLVGKKLTGIYDLLIILYLFTTTIVMFAGGGATMEVVHLPYWLGICILAVLVIILFFWDINGMLSMNAIILPLLIILLLSVLGLFIHSNPSAMLFNWTKQANWPAAFTFTALNILPLVAVLSAVGHQIKHKGEIWIASLGSGLILGGVSFLYNQSLIQVAHDLLLYEIPLFAILKTYPYYMILIMSVLLWLAIYTTAVSGVFGLTSRFRDLLGLPLWIVAFIIVMIMLPFTAFGFSTLIAFLYPLYGVLNLYILASILIFPVLKRYDLLS
- a CDS encoding mechanosensitive ion channel family protein codes for the protein MDWFDSLWTPTYEYLSNRELWGNMVKSALTILAILIGTWIFLRIAKSALGQIFSIRLKSPLRLSERREATLIRLIENVLTYVTYFIALVMILSEFGVDVRTLIAGAGVVGLAVGFGAQNLVRDVITGFFIIFEKQFSVGDYVRISSVEGFVEEIGLRVTKIKSWTGELHILPNGNINQVTNYSIHNSIAVVDVNIAYEEHIQEAEKVIIDLMDELYEQFDAMIVKPEYLGVQDLGQSEVVLRIISEVHPMEHWVIGREIRKAVKQRFDEIGIEIALPRVVMYQRDEQGEVKEKA